One genomic region from Bacillus aquiflavi encodes:
- the cymR gene encoding cysteine metabolism transcriptional regulator CymR: MKISTKGRYGLTIMIELARKHGEGPISLKTIAQMNDLSEHYLEQIIAPLRNAGLVKSIRGAYGGYILSDIPSKITAGDVIRVLEGPISPVEGIEDEEPAKRELWIRIRDAVKDVLDNTTLDDLASYTGTGDGESDPYMFYI, encoded by the coding sequence ATGAAAATTTCAACGAAAGGAAGATACGGACTTACAATAATGATTGAGTTAGCACGAAAGCATGGGGAAGGTCCGATCTCATTAAAAACGATTGCGCAAATGAATGATCTATCTGAGCACTACTTAGAGCAAATTATTGCCCCCCTGCGTAATGCAGGTTTAGTAAAAAGTATTCGCGGAGCATATGGAGGATATATTCTGAGTGATATTCCTTCAAAAATTACTGCTGGAGATGTCATTCGTGTATTAGAAGGTCCAATCAGCCCTGTAGAGGGAATTGAAGATGAAGAACCTGCCAAACGAGAGCTTTGGATTCGGATTCGTGATGCTGTAAAAGATGTGTTAGATAATACTACTTTAGATGATTTAGCTAGTTATACAGGTACAGGTGACGGTGAAAGTGATCCATACATGTTTTATATTTAA
- a CDS encoding YczE/YyaS/YitT family protein, with product MVQKKKGQVGPRFIMYILGLLIMSLGIVLLIKAALGATPWDVFHVGLFLQLGLTIGSLSIIVGVFILLAASIISKELPQIGALLNMLLVGVFIDLYLLLPVIKTPISFLGKTTMLVSGIILIGYGMGLYISAGFGAGPRDSLMIALTSKTGWKIGHVRSIMEIIVLMIGWLLGGPVSIGTVIFTIVIGPIASIAIPQCEKFTNTFLKRLKKRQKNLSLSKQHDKSINRGANV from the coding sequence ATGGTTCAAAAAAAGAAAGGTCAAGTTGGTCCACGCTTCATCATGTACATTCTAGGGCTGCTCATTATGTCTCTAGGAATCGTTTTACTTATAAAGGCTGCCCTTGGAGCAACTCCTTGGGATGTGTTTCACGTCGGTCTATTTTTACAATTAGGTTTAACGATTGGCTCTTTGTCAATCATTGTTGGTGTGTTCATTTTACTTGCAGCGTCTATAATAAGTAAAGAATTACCTCAAATTGGAGCCTTATTAAATATGTTATTAGTTGGTGTTTTTATCGATTTATACTTACTTCTTCCTGTCATTAAAACACCAATTTCTTTCTTAGGAAAAACTACAATGTTAGTTAGTGGGATCATCTTAATTGGTTATGGGATGGGTCTTTACATTTCTGCGGGATTCGGAGCTGGCCCGCGCGATAGCTTAATGATCGCCTTAACGTCAAAAACAGGGTGGAAGATCGGTCATGTAAGGTCAATAATGGAAATCATTGTTCTTATGATCGGATGGTTATTAGGAGGCCCAGTGTCCATTGGAACAGTTATATTTACGATTGTAATCGGTCCAATTGCTAGCATTGCGATTCCTCAATGTGAAAAGTTTACAAACACTTTTTTAAAACGGCTTAAAAAACGGCAGAAAAATTTATCCCTTTCCAAACAACACGATAAATCAATAAATCGAGGTGCAAATGTATGA
- a CDS encoding replication-associated recombination protein A, which translates to MKPLAYRMRPRTINEVIGQQHLVGEDKIIYRMVKAKQLSSMILYGPPGIGKTSIASAIAGSTTYAFRTLNAVTNNKKDLEIVAAEAKMSGKVILLLDEVHRLDKGKQDFLLPFLENGMITLIGATTSNPYHSINPAIRSRCQIFELHPLSIDEIKTALVHGLTDKERGFGNKTIHMTDEALTHLATASNGDVRSALNALELAVLSTEEDENRTIHIDLHTAEECIQKKSFTHDKNGDAHYDVLSALQKSIRGSDVNAALHYLGRLIVAEDLQSITRRLLVIAYEDVGLANPQAGPRTLAAIETSERVGFPEARIPLANAVIELCLSPKSNSAYKAIDAALADIRSGKSGEVPAHLKDAHYKGARELGRGIDYLYPHDYENGWVKQQYLPDPLKHRTYYEPKHTGKFELALASIYEKIRKQQSSKKKL; encoded by the coding sequence ATAAAACCGTTAGCGTATCGAATGCGACCCAGAACAATAAATGAAGTGATCGGTCAACAGCACCTTGTTGGTGAAGATAAGATTATCTATCGTATGGTAAAGGCAAAACAGCTTTCATCAATGATTTTATATGGTCCTCCCGGAATTGGAAAAACTTCAATCGCAAGTGCCATTGCTGGAAGTACAACATATGCGTTCAGAACTTTAAACGCAGTAACAAACAATAAAAAGGATCTCGAAATTGTTGCTGCAGAAGCTAAAATGTCCGGTAAAGTCATTCTTCTTTTAGATGAGGTACACCGTTTAGATAAAGGGAAACAAGATTTTTTGCTTCCATTTTTAGAAAATGGCATGATCACATTAATAGGTGCGACAACAAGTAATCCGTACCATTCAATAAACCCGGCGATAAGAAGTCGCTGTCAAATATTTGAGTTACACCCTTTATCAATTGATGAAATCAAAACAGCTTTAGTTCATGGATTAACAGATAAAGAACGGGGATTTGGAAATAAAACAATTCACATGACTGATGAAGCGTTGACACACTTAGCAACTGCTTCAAACGGAGATGTCCGCTCAGCTTTAAATGCATTAGAACTAGCAGTTTTATCGACAGAAGAAGATGAGAATAGGACAATTCACATTGATTTACACACTGCTGAAGAGTGCATTCAAAAGAAGAGCTTTACTCACGATAAAAATGGGGACGCCCATTATGATGTCCTTTCAGCACTACAAAAATCGATAAGGGGTAGCGACGTTAACGCAGCACTTCATTATTTAGGAAGATTAATTGTAGCCGAAGACTTACAAAGCATTACAAGAAGACTGCTTGTCATTGCTTACGAAGATGTTGGTCTTGCAAATCCGCAGGCAGGCCCAAGGACATTAGCGGCTATTGAAACATCAGAACGGGTCGGATTTCCGGAAGCACGCATCCCGCTAGCAAATGCGGTAATAGAATTGTGTCTTTCACCAAAGTCTAATTCCGCATATAAAGCAATTGATGCAGCTCTTGCTGATATTCGCTCAGGCAAAAGCGGAGAAGTACCCGCACATCTTAAAGATGCTCATTACAAAGGTGCACGAGAGCTTGGGCGGGGAATTGATTATTTGTACCCTCATGATTATGAAAATGGCTGGGTTAAGCAGCAATATTTACCTGATCCACTTAAACATCGTACGTACTATGAACCAAAACATACTGGAAAATTTGAACTAGCATTAGCTTCGATATATGAAAAAATTCGAAAGCAACAGTCATCAAAAAAAAAATTATAA
- the mnmA gene encoding tRNA 2-thiouridine(34) synthase MnmA, whose translation MNKASKDTRVVVGMSGGVDSSVAALLLKEQGYDVIGIFMKNWDDTDENGVCTATEDYNDVIRVCNQIGIPYYAVNFEKQYWDKVFTYFLDEYRVGRTPNPDVMCNKESKFKAFLEHALHLGADYLATGHYAQVKFVDGEYKMLRGFDKNKDQTYFLNQLKQYQLEKVMFPIGGLEKAKVREIAKEANLATASKKDSTGICFIGERNFKEFLSNYLPAQPGNMETLDGEVKGRHDGLMYYTIGQRHGLGIGGAGDPWFVIGKDVKKNILYVGQNFHNDKLYSTSIIATHVSWTSNKKKPAEFHCTAKFRYRQPDHHVTVSFLDDQSVKVVFREPIRAVTPGQAVVFYDGEECLGGGTINEVFKNGEKLTYVG comes from the coding sequence ATGAATAAGGCGTCCAAAGATACACGGGTTGTTGTCGGAATGTCTGGAGGAGTAGATTCATCAGTAGCTGCGTTATTGTTAAAAGAGCAAGGTTATGATGTAATTGGGATCTTTATGAAAAATTGGGACGATACAGATGAAAATGGTGTTTGTACGGCAACAGAAGATTATAATGATGTTATCCGTGTTTGTAATCAAATTGGAATACCATATTATGCTGTTAATTTTGAAAAACAATATTGGGATAAAGTATTTACGTATTTTTTAGACGAATATAGAGTGGGCAGAACACCAAATCCTGATGTAATGTGTAATAAAGAGAGTAAATTTAAAGCCTTTTTAGAACATGCTTTACATTTAGGTGCTGACTATTTGGCTACCGGTCATTATGCCCAAGTCAAATTTGTTGATGGTGAGTATAAAATGCTGAGAGGCTTTGATAAAAATAAAGATCAAACATACTTTCTTAATCAGTTAAAGCAGTATCAGCTTGAAAAAGTTATGTTTCCAATTGGCGGATTAGAGAAAGCAAAAGTCAGGGAAATTGCAAAAGAAGCAAATCTTGCAACTGCCTCTAAAAAAGACAGCACTGGAATTTGTTTTATTGGTGAACGAAACTTCAAAGAATTTCTAAGTAACTATTTGCCGGCTCAGCCAGGGAATATGGAGACTTTGGATGGGGAAGTTAAAGGAAGACATGACGGACTTATGTACTATACAATTGGCCAGCGGCATGGACTCGGAATCGGTGGCGCTGGTGATCCGTGGTTTGTCATTGGAAAGGACGTAAAGAAAAATATTCTTTATGTTGGGCAAAATTTCCATAATGATAAACTTTATTCGACTTCAATCATCGCCACTCATGTAAGCTGGACATCAAATAAGAAAAAACCAGCTGAATTCCATTGCACAGCTAAGTTTCGTTATCGGCAGCCAGATCATCATGTGACGGTTTCTTTTCTTGATGATCAATCTGTAAAGGTTGTGTTTCGTGAACCGATTCGTGCAGTAACCCCTGGACAAGCCGTCGTCTTTTATGATGGTGAAGAGTGTTTAGGCGGGGGTACTATTAATGAAGTATTTAAAAATGGCGAAAAACTTACGTACGTTGGTTAA
- a CDS encoding cysteine desulfurase family protein gives MERIYVDHAATSPLHPNVIKTMLSVMENEIGNPSSIHSFGREARRLVDEAREVLANSIHASEKEIIFTSGGSEADNLALIGICEAYKEKGRHIITTSIEHHAVLHTCEQLEKRGYEVTYLPVDNTGVISVTDLKRALRNDTIVVSIMYGNNEVGTIQPIKEIGQLLEHHQAKFHTDAVQVYGIEKIDVNELKVDLLSVSAHKINGPKGIGFLYVRDGIQLVPAIFGGEQERKRRAGTENVAAIAGFKEAVLIAQRELDKRRIQYQSYKKLIRDYFQKEEINYHINGKCEQTLPHIMNISFSGINVEAMLVNLDLAGVAASSGSACTAGSIEPSHVLVAMFGNESERIHTSIRFSFGLMNTREQIEQLAKIVAIIVKRLMR, from the coding sequence ATGGAACGTATCTATGTCGATCATGCTGCGACTTCTCCGCTTCATCCTAATGTAATTAAAACAATGCTGTCAGTCATGGAAAACGAAATTGGAAATCCATCAAGTATTCATTCGTTTGGACGAGAAGCTCGACGGCTTGTCGACGAGGCGCGCGAAGTTCTAGCAAATTCCATTCATGCAAGTGAAAAAGAAATTATTTTTACAAGCGGTGGATCAGAAGCCGATAATTTAGCATTAATCGGAATATGTGAAGCTTATAAAGAAAAAGGACGTCACATTATAACCACTTCTATTGAACACCATGCTGTTTTACATACATGTGAACAATTAGAGAAAAGGGGTTATGAGGTGACGTATTTACCTGTTGATAACACAGGTGTTATTTCTGTTACAGACTTAAAGCGTGCACTGCGTAACGATACAATTGTTGTATCTATCATGTATGGGAATAATGAAGTTGGTACAATACAGCCAATTAAAGAAATCGGTCAGTTGTTAGAACATCATCAGGCAAAATTTCATACTGATGCAGTCCAAGTTTACGGGATAGAGAAAATTGATGTTAATGAGCTTAAAGTTGATTTATTATCAGTTTCAGCGCATAAAATAAATGGTCCGAAAGGAATTGGCTTTCTTTATGTAAGAGATGGCATTCAGCTTGTTCCTGCAATATTTGGAGGAGAACAAGAACGAAAGCGCCGAGCAGGGACGGAAAACGTTGCAGCAATTGCCGGTTTTAAGGAAGCTGTATTAATAGCTCAAAGGGAATTAGATAAAAGACGTATACAATATCAGTCGTATAAAAAGCTAATACGCGATTATTTTCAAAAAGAAGAAATTAATTATCATATAAATGGTAAATGTGAGCAAACGCTGCCGCATATTATGAATATTAGCTTTTCTGGAATCAATGTCGAAGCGATGCTTGTGAATTTAGATTTAGCTGGGGTTGCCGCTTCTAGCGGTTCGGCATGTACGGCAGGTTCAATTGAACCATCCCACGTTCTAGTTGCAATGTTTGGAAATGAGTCTGAAAGAATTCATACTTCAATTCGATTTAGCTTCGGATTGATGAATACAAGAGAGCAAATTGAACAGCTTGCAAAGATCGTTGCAATAATTGTTAAACGGTTAATGAGGTGA
- a CDS encoding tetratricopeptide repeat protein produces the protein MDKNQLGIKYMKEGNWEEAIKAFNEAIEQKPNEPAAYINFGNVLTAVGESERALKFFEKAIELDSNAAAAYYCAGNMYYQLERFHEAKQMFEKAMKINPHDGDTYFQLGMSLVQLDQSRFALPYLQRSVELNERDSEAWFQYGLCLAKLGLIDEAINQFEQCVQIDQNHADAYYNLGVAFGYKEDDKKALAMFNKALQIQPDHLLASYGKKLIEKEGNGLH, from the coding sequence ATGGATAAAAACCAACTTGGTATTAAATATATGAAAGAAGGAAATTGGGAGGAAGCGATAAAAGCATTTAATGAAGCAATTGAACAAAAACCGAATGAACCTGCGGCTTATATTAATTTTGGAAATGTTCTTACTGCTGTCGGTGAATCAGAGCGAGCGTTAAAGTTTTTTGAAAAGGCCATTGAACTTGATTCAAATGCAGCAGCAGCCTATTATTGCGCAGGAAATATGTACTATCAGTTAGAACGTTTTCATGAGGCGAAACAAATGTTTGAAAAAGCAATGAAAATAAATCCTCATGATGGGGATACATATTTTCAACTTGGAATGTCACTTGTTCAGCTCGATCAATCCCGCTTTGCTCTACCATATTTACAAAGAAGCGTAGAACTAAATGAACGGGATAGCGAAGCTTGGTTTCAATACGGATTATGCTTGGCAAAATTAGGACTGATTGATGAGGCGATCAATCAGTTTGAACAATGTGTACAAATTGATCAAAATCACGCTGATGCTTATTATAATTTAGGTGTAGCTTTCGGTTATAAAGAAGACGATAAAAAAGCACTTGCGATGTTTAATAAAGCATTACAAATTCAGCCAGATCACCTTCTTGCAAGTTACGGAAAAAAGTTAATTGAAAAGGAAGGCAACGGTTTGCATTAA
- the recD2 gene encoding SF1B family DNA helicase RecD2 — translation MEKQSSLHLFEEQKKNIKGRHLVTIFHNEQNLYTVLRIRVEETNLAYAEKEAVITGYFPVVHEQETYFFYGDLTEHPKFGTQFQASHYKKDIPQTKQGVINYLSSELFQGIGKKTAENIVSALGENAISRILNEPSLLDGVPKLSPDKAKSLYDKLRDHQGLEQIMIALNQYGFGPQLSIRIYQMYKENTLEIIQRNPYKLVEDIEGIGFGRADELGHQLGISGNHPDRIKAGCLYTLETECMQEGHVYVEAKELLEKVKTLLEENKRDMIEYTDISNELIKLGEEGKLIIEETRVYLPSLYFSEKGFVTNIKRILTQTEYNEQFPESEFLLALGKLEERLNVQYAPSQKEAIQTALMSPMMILTGGPGTGKTTVIKGIVELYSELHGCSLNPKDYKKDELYPFLLAAPTGRAAKRMSESTGLPAVTIHRLLGWNGTDGFTYDDNNHLEGKIIIIDETSMIDIWLVHQLFKALPNQIQVILVGDEDQLPSVGPGQVLKDLLRSERIPTVRLTDIYRQAEGSSIIELAHKIKVGKIPETVSAQQVDRSFIKCSAVQIPEVVKKVALNAKKKGYSSKDIQVLAPMYRGPAGIDRLNALLQEIFNPNDGTRKEIKFGEMKYRIGDKVLQLVNKPENHVFNGDIGEIVSIFYAKENTEKQDMVIVSYDGVEVTYTKQDLNQITHAFCCSVHKAQGSEFPIVIFPIVKSYYRMLRRNLIYTAITRSKQFLILCGEEEALRIGVERINDQVRKTTLYERLQDGILEDQGVAVDEKGIYQLSYEERMMNTDPLIGMENVSPYDFMEDR, via the coding sequence ATGGAAAAGCAAAGCTCACTTCATTTGTTTGAAGAACAAAAAAAAAATATAAAGGGGCGCCATCTTGTCACGATTTTTCATAATGAGCAAAATTTATATACTGTATTGCGAATCCGTGTAGAAGAAACAAATCTTGCTTATGCTGAAAAAGAGGCGGTTATTACCGGTTATTTTCCCGTTGTTCATGAGCAAGAAACGTATTTTTTTTATGGGGATTTAACAGAACATCCGAAATTCGGGACGCAATTTCAAGCAAGTCATTACAAAAAAGATATTCCGCAAACAAAACAAGGAGTTATTAATTATTTGTCGAGTGAGCTTTTTCAAGGAATTGGGAAAAAAACGGCTGAAAATATCGTAAGTGCATTAGGTGAAAATGCGATTAGCCGTATTTTAAATGAACCATCTCTTCTAGATGGAGTACCGAAGCTGTCTCCAGATAAAGCAAAAAGTTTATATGATAAGTTAAGAGACCATCAAGGGTTAGAACAAATCATGATTGCTTTAAATCAATATGGATTCGGTCCGCAGCTTTCCATTCGTATTTATCAAATGTATAAAGAAAATACGTTAGAGATCATTCAAAGAAATCCTTATAAACTTGTTGAAGATATTGAAGGGATTGGTTTTGGACGGGCAGATGAATTAGGGCATCAGCTTGGAATTAGCGGAAATCATCCTGATCGGATAAAAGCCGGTTGTTTGTATACACTTGAAACAGAATGTATGCAAGAAGGTCATGTTTATGTTGAGGCGAAAGAGTTACTTGAAAAAGTAAAAACTCTTCTCGAAGAAAATAAGCGAGATATGATCGAATATACAGATATATCAAATGAACTCATTAAGCTTGGAGAAGAAGGAAAGCTTATTATAGAAGAGACAAGAGTTTACTTACCATCCCTTTATTTTTCTGAGAAAGGATTTGTAACGAATATTAAGCGAATTCTTACTCAAACTGAATATAACGAACAATTTCCTGAATCAGAATTTTTACTTGCTCTAGGAAAGTTAGAAGAAAGATTAAATGTGCAATATGCTCCGTCACAAAAAGAAGCAATTCAAACAGCTTTAATGTCGCCAATGATGATTTTAACTGGGGGACCCGGTACCGGGAAGACAACGGTTATTAAGGGGATTGTTGAGCTATATAGTGAATTGCACGGATGCTCCCTAAACCCTAAAGATTATAAAAAAGATGAACTCTATCCATTCTTACTAGCTGCCCCTACAGGACGAGCTGCAAAACGAATGAGTGAATCAACAGGGCTTCCAGCAGTAACAATTCATCGTTTGCTCGGTTGGAATGGAACAGATGGTTTTACGTATGATGATAACAACCATCTTGAAGGAAAAATTATTATTATTGATGAAACTTCAATGATAGATATTTGGCTTGTACATCAACTGTTTAAAGCATTACCTAATCAAATTCAAGTAATTCTTGTTGGAGATGAAGATCAGCTCCCATCAGTAGGACCAGGACAAGTCTTAAAAGATCTTCTCCGTTCCGAACGTATTCCAACTGTGCGGTTAACAGATATATATCGTCAAGCAGAAGGATCTTCAATTATTGAGCTCGCTCATAAAATAAAAGTCGGTAAAATTCCTGAAACGGTTTCCGCTCAACAAGTTGATCGTTCCTTTATAAAATGTTCAGCGGTACAAATTCCTGAGGTAGTTAAAAAAGTTGCATTAAATGCTAAGAAAAAAGGGTACAGTTCAAAGGATATTCAAGTATTAGCGCCAATGTATCGGGGACCGGCTGGGATAGACCGCCTAAACGCCTTGTTACAAGAAATCTTTAATCCAAATGATGGAACCCGAAAAGAAATAAAATTTGGTGAGATGAAATATCGGATTGGCGACAAAGTTCTTCAACTTGTTAACAAACCGGAAAATCATGTTTTTAATGGTGATATTGGGGAGATTGTTTCGATTTTTTATGCTAAAGAAAATACAGAAAAGCAAGATATGGTAATCGTATCGTATGACGGAGTTGAAGTGACCTATACAAAGCAAGATTTAAACCAAATTACTCATGCCTTTTGCTGCTCCGTTCATAAAGCTCAAGGAAGTGAGTTTCCGATTGTCATTTTTCCGATCGTTAAAAGCTATTATCGAATGTTAAGAAGAAATTTAATTTATACTGCGATCACAAGAAGCAAACAATTTCTCATTTTATGTGGAGAAGAAGAGGCGCTGCGGATTGGTGTAGAGCGAATAAACGATCAAGTTCGAAAAACAACGCTTTATGAAAGGCTGCAAGATGGAATTTTAGAGGATCAAGGGGTAGCTGTTGATGAAAAAGGCATCTATCAATTAAGTTATGAAGAACGAATGATGAATACAGACCCGCTGATCGGAATGGAAAACGTTTCACCTTATGATTTTATGGAGGATAGGTGA